The sequence TTACCTGCCAATTCGTTAACATTGGGAATCGTTCCAAATACCCCAATAGACCCTGTAATAGTTGTTGGTTCAGCAAAGATTTTATCCCCGGCAACACCAATATAGTATCCTCCTGAAGCAGCTACATTTCCAAAGGAAACCACCACAGGTTTCACCTTTTTTGCCAATTCCACTTCTCTCCAAATTATATCGGATACCAAAGCACTTCCACCTGGTGAATTTACACGCATCACAATGGCCTTTACATTTTCATTTTCAACAGCTTTTTGTAATGCTCTTGTTAGCAGGCCCTGCCCTATAAATTCTTTACCACCTTCACCATAATAGATTTCTCCTTGAGCATATACCACCGCAATTTTATCCTTGCCCTTTAGCAATCTTTTTTTACTAGCTACTTTGATATAATCTTGAAAATCCACATAATTAAGCTCCCCATTCTCATCCATTCCCATTCTGTTCTTAAGCAGCACTTCATATTCATCAAAATATACTTTCCCATCAATAAGACCAGATTTTACGGCATATTCTGGTGTTCTTCCCCCCAAAGTATCTGCAATCATGTTTAACCTTTGACCGCTCATGCCACGAGAAGTTCCTATTTCACCTAACATTGCATCCCAAATAGAAGTTATCAACTCTTTGATTTGAGTACGATTTTCAGGGCTCATTTTGTTGGCCAAGAAGGGTTCCACCGCGCTTTTGTATTTTCCATGACGAATGACTTCCATTTTAACACCAGTCTTCTCTTGCAAATCTTTATAGTAAAGCACTTCAGTAGCCAAACCTTTAAAATCCATAGCTCCAACAGGGTTTAAATACAATTCATCTGCCACTGTAGCTAAATAATAGTCTTTTTGGGTGTAAAAATCTGAATGGGCATAAATGAATTTTTCACTGGATTTAAAATCCAAAAGTGCCTTTCTTATCTCCTGCACTTGGGCAAGCCCTGCTTGTATGAAGCCAGTAGTTAAGCTGATTCCTTTGATTTTATCATCAGCCTTGGCCACTTTTATCGCGTGTAAGATATCATCAAGTCCAACCTCTTCATCCCATAATCCAGCAAAAGGATCTGTTTCGTCCTTACCAACATAATCTTTGATTGGTTCGGTAAAACTCAACTCCAAAACGGAGCTATCTTTTACCACTACCCCGTCCTCCGCACTGCCAACCAAAGCCACAAATATGAAGAACATCCCCAACAATATTCCAAACGCCACCAAACATCCTAAAATCGCAGCTAATAGATTTCTCAAAAAATTCATTCAAAAAAATTTTATTCTTGGTCAAATATAACCATTGTTGTATTGTTTTGTTTACTTTGTTTCTCTGATTATGGGTCAAAAACAACAGGCATATCTTTCTTTGGGCAGTAACTTGGGCAATCGTTATCTGACCCTTCAAAAAGCTATATTTAGCATTCAAAAAAAAGTAGGGAAAGTTCTGGCACTCTCGTCAGTTTATGAGAATCCCGCTGTTGGTTTTGAAGGTGAGGATTTCTTAAACGCTTGTGT is a genomic window of Flagellimonas sp. CMM7 containing:
- the sppA gene encoding signal peptide peptidase SppA, which produces MNFLRNLLAAILGCLVAFGILLGMFFIFVALVGSAEDGVVVKDSSVLELSFTEPIKDYVGKDETDPFAGLWDEEVGLDDILHAIKVAKADDKIKGISLTTGFIQAGLAQVQEIRKALLDFKSSEKFIYAHSDFYTQKDYYLATVADELYLNPVGAMDFKGLATEVLYYKDLQEKTGVKMEVIRHGKYKSAVEPFLANKMSPENRTQIKELITSIWDAMLGEIGTSRGMSGQRLNMIADTLGGRTPEYAVKSGLIDGKVYFDEYEVLLKNRMGMDENGELNYVDFQDYIKVASKKRLLKGKDKIAVVYAQGEIYYGEGGKEFIGQGLLTRALQKAVENENVKAIVMRVNSPGGSALVSDIIWREVELAKKVKPVVVSFGNVAASGGYYIGVAGDKIFAEPTTITGSIGVFGTIPNVNELAGNIGINAEQVGTNKNSIDYSLFEPMSDSFRSVVQEGIEDTYETFLERVAAGRNMTIAAVDSLAQGRVWSGVDAKENGLIDELGSLDDAIAAAAEMVELDSYGVRKYPKYKSDFERLMEDLGGAKSKIGEALIQEEIGAEAYQFLKEFKQITKQKGIQAKMPFSLNIK